Proteins from one Megalopta genalis isolate 19385.01 chromosome 1, iyMegGena1_principal, whole genome shotgun sequence genomic window:
- the LOC117217881 gene encoding U6 small nuclear RNA (adenine-(43)-N(6))-methyltransferase isoform X2 produces MSLRKFMHSRNRYKNIPDFKQLALLYPAFRNVANIDLTGKVKLDFKNEECLRVLTEVLLKHDFNLDVKIPPNKLVPTLPLRLNYVLWIEDLIKHSSFCEMKEAIGIDIGTGAICIYPLLFARMYGNRMIGTEIDEISLQTVLKVDGQTVFRDVVKEDETYHFAMCNPPFFETEESGKVAKRLPPRNAPTGNQAELTIQGGERAFVKRMIDESIEMGGKIKIYTTMFGRRSNLLFLLKLIKKRNIENATWTEFCQGHTKRWGLAWTYLSKDAINLTSAPVIRKSGDYIAKLLRQKRPTEIQFPMKDKILSFDNLIDSIEESMEELHVRIKELNLPIVDFNGWSCQLVARNDSWSHSRRKRRLAQRKINQEADCHNEEESSEHGGRIAIDQIEDGTNCSDTEEPFLVCNFFVELIENEEEFESDSIRISMVFEKGRGGRNALETFKQYLINKLDIKDCLQKQQTMLSPKKKRKRLKRSNSDKRCNNVDQSSGSREQNVESS; encoded by the exons ATGTCCTTAAGAAAATTCATGCATTCTAGAAacagatataaaaatataccagATTTTAAACAACTTGCATTATTGTATCCAGCATTTCGTAATGTTGCAAATATA GATCTGACTGGCAAAGTAAAACTTGACTTTAAAAATGAAGAGTGTTTGCGAGTACTGACAGAAGTATTGTTGAAGCATGACTTCAATTTAGACGTGAAAATACCTCCAAATAAATTGGTGCCAACATTGCCATTACGTCTGAATTATGTGTTGTGGATCGAAGATTTAATAAAACACTCGTCTTTTTGTGAAATGAAGGAAGCTATTGGCATAGATATTG GGACCGGAGCAATTTGCATATATCCGTTATTGTTCGCAAGGATGTATGGAAATCGAATGATCGGCACAGAGATCGATGAAATCAGTTTACAAACAG TATTGAAAGTAGATGGACAAACGGTCTTCAGGGACGTCGTAAAAGAAGATGAAACTTATCACTTTGCAATGTGTAATCCACCTTTTTTTGAAACAGAGGAATCAGGGAAAGTAGCTAAACGTCTACCACCTAGAAATGCTCCGACTGGAAATCAGGCTGAACTTACGATTCAAGGCGGTGAAAGGGCATTTGTTAAACGAATGATAGACGAAAGTATTGAAATGggaggaaaaataaaaatttataccaCCATGTTCGGTCGAAGAAGCAACTTGTTGTTTCTattaaaattaatcaaaaagagaAACATAGAGAACGCTACCTGGACAGAATTTTGTCAGGGTCATACCAAACG GTGGGGATTGGCATGGACGTATTTATCGAAAGATGCAATTAATTTGACGAGTGCCCCTGTTATTAGGAAAAGCGGAGACTATATTGCAAAGCTGTTAAGACAGAAACGTCCAACGGAGATACAATTTCCAATGAAAGATAAAATCCTCTCTTTCGATAACTTGATCGATTCCATAGAAGAATCGATGGAAGAAttacat GTTCGTATCAAAGAATTAAATTTGCCTATCGTTGATTTCAATGGTTGGTCGTGCCAGTTGGTTGCAAGAAACGACTCCTGGTCGCATTCGCGTCGAAAACGTCGATTAGCTCAAAGGAAAATTAACCAAGAAGCAGATTGTCATAACGAGGAAGAATCAAGCGAACACGGTGGAAGAATTGCCATCGACCAAATAGAAGATGGTACAAATTGTTCCGACACCGAGGAACCTTTTTTAGTGTGTAACTTTTTCGTTGAACTGATTGAAAATGAAGAAGAATTTGAAAGCGATAGCATAAGAATATCCATGGTTTTTGAAAAAGGACGCGGTGGCAGAAATGCTTTAGAAACATTCAAACAGTATTTGATAAACAAACTAGATATTAAAGACTGTTTACAAAAACAACAAACGATGTTATCACcgaagaagaaaaggaaaaggCTGAAGAGAAGCAACAGCGATAAGCGTTGTAACAACGTGGATCAAAGCAGTGGTTCGCGTGAACAGAACGTGGAATCATCTTAA
- the LOC117217881 gene encoding U6 small nuclear RNA (adenine-(43)-N(6))-methyltransferase isoform X3 has product MSLRKFMHSRNRYKNIPDFKQLALLYPAFRNVANIDLTGKVKLDFKNEECLRVLTEVLLKHDFNLDVKIPPNKLVPTLPLRLNYVLWIEDLIKHSSFCEMKEAIGIDIGTGAICIYPLLFARMYGNRMIGTEIDEISLQTGTRQVEHNNLQHLIKVLKVDGQTVFRDVVKEDETYHFAMCNPPFFETEESGKVAKRLPPRNAPTGNQAELTIQGGERAFVKRMIDESIEMGGKIKIYTTMFGRRSNLLFLLKLIKKRNIENATWTEFCQGHTKRWGLAWTYLSKDAINLTSAPVIRKSGDYIAKLLRQKRPTEIQFPMKDKILSFDNLIDSIEESMEELHVICSYQRIKFAYR; this is encoded by the exons ATGTCCTTAAGAAAATTCATGCATTCTAGAAacagatataaaaatataccagATTTTAAACAACTTGCATTATTGTATCCAGCATTTCGTAATGTTGCAAATATA GATCTGACTGGCAAAGTAAAACTTGACTTTAAAAATGAAGAGTGTTTGCGAGTACTGACAGAAGTATTGTTGAAGCATGACTTCAATTTAGACGTGAAAATACCTCCAAATAAATTGGTGCCAACATTGCCATTACGTCTGAATTATGTGTTGTGGATCGAAGATTTAATAAAACACTCGTCTTTTTGTGAAATGAAGGAAGCTATTGGCATAGATATTG GGACCGGAGCAATTTGCATATATCCGTTATTGTTCGCAAGGATGTATGGAAATCGAATGATCGGCACAGAGATCGATGAAATCAGTTTACAAACAGGTACTCGACAAGTTGAACATAATAATTTACAGCATTTGATAAAAG TATTGAAAGTAGATGGACAAACGGTCTTCAGGGACGTCGTAAAAGAAGATGAAACTTATCACTTTGCAATGTGTAATCCACCTTTTTTTGAAACAGAGGAATCAGGGAAAGTAGCTAAACGTCTACCACCTAGAAATGCTCCGACTGGAAATCAGGCTGAACTTACGATTCAAGGCGGTGAAAGGGCATTTGTTAAACGAATGATAGACGAAAGTATTGAAATGggaggaaaaataaaaatttataccaCCATGTTCGGTCGAAGAAGCAACTTGTTGTTTCTattaaaattaatcaaaaagagaAACATAGAGAACGCTACCTGGACAGAATTTTGTCAGGGTCATACCAAACG GTGGGGATTGGCATGGACGTATTTATCGAAAGATGCAATTAATTTGACGAGTGCCCCTGTTATTAGGAAAAGCGGAGACTATATTGCAAAGCTGTTAAGACAGAAACGTCCAACGGAGATACAATTTCCAATGAAAGATAAAATCCTCTCTTTCGATAACTTGATCGATTCCATAGAAGAATCGATGGAAGAAttacatgtaatat GTTCGTATCAAAGAATTAAATTTGCCTATCGTTGA
- the LOC117217881 gene encoding U6 small nuclear RNA (adenine-(43)-N(6))-methyltransferase isoform X1, with protein MSLRKFMHSRNRYKNIPDFKQLALLYPAFRNVANIDLTGKVKLDFKNEECLRVLTEVLLKHDFNLDVKIPPNKLVPTLPLRLNYVLWIEDLIKHSSFCEMKEAIGIDIGTGAICIYPLLFARMYGNRMIGTEIDEISLQTGTRQVEHNNLQHLIKVLKVDGQTVFRDVVKEDETYHFAMCNPPFFETEESGKVAKRLPPRNAPTGNQAELTIQGGERAFVKRMIDESIEMGGKIKIYTTMFGRRSNLLFLLKLIKKRNIENATWTEFCQGHTKRWGLAWTYLSKDAINLTSAPVIRKSGDYIAKLLRQKRPTEIQFPMKDKILSFDNLIDSIEESMEELHVRIKELNLPIVDFNGWSCQLVARNDSWSHSRRKRRLAQRKINQEADCHNEEESSEHGGRIAIDQIEDGTNCSDTEEPFLVCNFFVELIENEEEFESDSIRISMVFEKGRGGRNALETFKQYLINKLDIKDCLQKQQTMLSPKKKRKRLKRSNSDKRCNNVDQSSGSREQNVESS; from the exons ATGTCCTTAAGAAAATTCATGCATTCTAGAAacagatataaaaatataccagATTTTAAACAACTTGCATTATTGTATCCAGCATTTCGTAATGTTGCAAATATA GATCTGACTGGCAAAGTAAAACTTGACTTTAAAAATGAAGAGTGTTTGCGAGTACTGACAGAAGTATTGTTGAAGCATGACTTCAATTTAGACGTGAAAATACCTCCAAATAAATTGGTGCCAACATTGCCATTACGTCTGAATTATGTGTTGTGGATCGAAGATTTAATAAAACACTCGTCTTTTTGTGAAATGAAGGAAGCTATTGGCATAGATATTG GGACCGGAGCAATTTGCATATATCCGTTATTGTTCGCAAGGATGTATGGAAATCGAATGATCGGCACAGAGATCGATGAAATCAGTTTACAAACAGGTACTCGACAAGTTGAACATAATAATTTACAGCATTTGATAAAAG TATTGAAAGTAGATGGACAAACGGTCTTCAGGGACGTCGTAAAAGAAGATGAAACTTATCACTTTGCAATGTGTAATCCACCTTTTTTTGAAACAGAGGAATCAGGGAAAGTAGCTAAACGTCTACCACCTAGAAATGCTCCGACTGGAAATCAGGCTGAACTTACGATTCAAGGCGGTGAAAGGGCATTTGTTAAACGAATGATAGACGAAAGTATTGAAATGggaggaaaaataaaaatttataccaCCATGTTCGGTCGAAGAAGCAACTTGTTGTTTCTattaaaattaatcaaaaagagaAACATAGAGAACGCTACCTGGACAGAATTTTGTCAGGGTCATACCAAACG GTGGGGATTGGCATGGACGTATTTATCGAAAGATGCAATTAATTTGACGAGTGCCCCTGTTATTAGGAAAAGCGGAGACTATATTGCAAAGCTGTTAAGACAGAAACGTCCAACGGAGATACAATTTCCAATGAAAGATAAAATCCTCTCTTTCGATAACTTGATCGATTCCATAGAAGAATCGATGGAAGAAttacat GTTCGTATCAAAGAATTAAATTTGCCTATCGTTGATTTCAATGGTTGGTCGTGCCAGTTGGTTGCAAGAAACGACTCCTGGTCGCATTCGCGTCGAAAACGTCGATTAGCTCAAAGGAAAATTAACCAAGAAGCAGATTGTCATAACGAGGAAGAATCAAGCGAACACGGTGGAAGAATTGCCATCGACCAAATAGAAGATGGTACAAATTGTTCCGACACCGAGGAACCTTTTTTAGTGTGTAACTTTTTCGTTGAACTGATTGAAAATGAAGAAGAATTTGAAAGCGATAGCATAAGAATATCCATGGTTTTTGAAAAAGGACGCGGTGGCAGAAATGCTTTAGAAACATTCAAACAGTATTTGATAAACAAACTAGATATTAAAGACTGTTTACAAAAACAACAAACGATGTTATCACcgaagaagaaaaggaaaaggCTGAAGAGAAGCAACAGCGATAAGCGTTGTAACAACGTGGATCAAAGCAGTGGTTCGCGTGAACAGAACGTGGAATCATCTTAA
- the clu gene encoding clustered mitochondria protein homolog: MTLGAQIEASAENGSTKISLLNGDEDRTATDLKQNIEEPGSTSMTTKTVVEKGEVEATKEEGNEKAKEKEKEKENESEKDKKNDKSEKVADGDKEKDAGNEQEVVFIQDMGFTVKIVSPGAEPFDIQVSSMELVQEIHQLLMDREDTCHRTCFSLQLDGNTLDNFAELKNIEGLKEGSIIKVVEEPYTMREARIHVRHVRDLLKSVDPADAYNGVECSSLSFLNVVTNGDILEKKKSRADSVDCTPPDYIIPGCKDRPLLPLQPQAKEQKCPPCLKVLTTSGWNPPPGHRKLHGDLLYLHVVTLEDKQYYLTACARGFFVNQSTKEMFNPKPATPSHLCHSLIELLNQLSPAFKRGFASMQRRRTQRHPFERVATPYQLYAWSAPQIEHTIDAIRAEDTFSSKLGYEEHIPGQTRDWNEELQTTRELPRKNLPERLLRERAIFKVHSDFVAAATRGAVAVIDGNVMAINPGEEAKMQMFIWNNIFFSLGFDVRDHYKELGGDAAAFVAPRNDLQGVRVYAAVDLPGLYTLGTVVIDYRGYRVTAQSIIPGILEREQEQSVVYGSIDFGKTVLTHPKYLELLNKAGHQLKILPHKVVNDAGEEVELCSSVECKGIIGNDSRHYVLDLLRTFPPDVNFLKLECVELSKEARALGFPIEHKHRLACLRQELIDSFVEARYVQFIKHAAVHLQQLTSARRVQKEKEPVAKEDKKEESNAVAVDSNKEDSTQSLMEADEAKKIVESITDSITGGEKQELEESTKEIVRRAAATVGSLREAEFDVRFNPDVFSPGVKHPDSNGPGLKKQKQLVQDAADFLLTVQIPTFIRECLDHTAAAMDGNTLVEALHGRGINVRYLGKLAAMLAAVPQLQYLNRIAVSELLLRSAKHIFTFYMQGTELMSLSASISHFLNCLLSSAQIIHPQQNLEELQSKTAKRRNKRKGRNNGPQQSEVEWASLTPKSLWQQIKADLKSYYDWETPCPESLDTTIDHFHLQKISLLRGFCIKTGIQILLREYNFENKNRATFFEEDILNIFPVVKHINPRASDAYNFYTTGQSKIQQGYLKDGYELISEALNLLNNVYGAMHPEIAQCLRMLARLNYIMGDHGEALATQQKAVLMSERVNGIDHPYTITEYIHLALYSFANGQVSVSLRLLYRARYLALLVCSEDHPEVALLDSNISLILHAVGEYELSLRFLEHALALNLRYHGPRSLKVAVSYHLVARTQSCMGDFRAALNNEKETYAIYKQQLGEDHEKTKESSDCLRHLTQQAVVLQKKMNEIYTGKSGVSLPPIQVQPPSMGSVLDMLNVINGILFVQISQQDIENFKAEIEKRQKEQTPDGETKAIQNENKKNEKEYKKEEKENKKNEKEGKKEDKENKKEEKENKKMEKIEAVQQVESKKLEENNATLEPVVAES; this comes from the exons ATGACACTGGGCGCACAAATCGAGGCCTCCGCGGAAAACGGGAGCACCAAAATCTCACTGCTGAACGGTGACGAGGATCGAACAGCTACTG atttgaagcagaacatAGAAGAGCCTGGAAGTACGAGCATGACTACGAAAACTGTGGTAGAAAAAGGTGAAGTAGAAGCGACGAAAGAAGAAGGAAACGAGAAAGCAAAAGAGAAGGAAAAGGAGAAGGAGAATGAAAGTGAAAAAGACAAGAAGAATGATAAAAGTGAGAAAGTAGCGGATGGCGACAAAGAGAAAGATGCTGGGAACGAGCAAGAAGTTGTTTTCATTCAAGACATGGGATTTACCGTTAAAATTGTCAGCCCTGGTGCGGAACCGTTCGACATTCAGGTATCCAGCATGGAATTGGTTCAG GAAATCCATCAGTTACTCATGGACAGAGAGGATACTTGCCATCGCACCTGTTTCTCTCTTCAACTAGACGGCAATACATTGGACAATTTCGCCGAGTTGAAGAACATCGAAGGGTTGAAAGAAGGTTCGATAATTAAAGTAGTGGAGGAGCCGTACACGATGCGAGAAGCCCGTATACATGTCCGACATGTTCGAGATTTATTGAAGTCCGTAGACCCTGCAGACGCTTATAACGGCGTCGAATGTAGCAGCTTGTCGTTCCTGAATGTCGTTACTAACGGTGACATCCTTGAGAAaaagaagagcagggcagactCGGTTGACTGTACTCCACCAGATTACATTATACCCGGTTGTAAAGACAGGCCTTTGTTACCCCTTCAACCGCAAGCCAAAGAACAAAAGTGTCCTCCGTGTTTGAAA GTTCTAACAACGTCCGGGTGGAACCCTCCACCGGGTCATAGAAAGCTTCACGGTGATTTGTTATATTTACATGTGGTAACGCTAGAAGACAAGCAGTATTATCTGACTGCCTGTGCAAGGGGATTCTTTGTTAATCAGTCGACAAAAGAAATGTTTAATCCAAAACCAGCGACCCCAAGCCATTTGTGTCACAGCTTAATTGAACTACTGAACCAACTTAGTCCGGCATTTAAACGGGGTTTTGCTTCCATGCAAAGAAGGAGAACGCAAAGGCATCCGTTTGAAAGAGTTGCCACGCCTTATCAGCTGTACGCATGGAGCGCGCCGCAAATAGAACATACAATCGATGCAATACGCGCCGAGGACA CTTTCTCTTCCAAGTTGGGCTACGAAGAACACATCCCCGGACAAACTAGAGACTGGAACGAAGAGCTGCAGACGACGAGAGAGTTACCCCGCAAAAACTTACCCGAAAGGTTGCTTAGAGAACGTGCTATTTTCAAA gttcacagtGATTTCGTCGCCGCTGCGACTCGCGGCGCGGTAGCTGTGATAGATGGTAACGTAATGGCGATAAATCCTGGAGAGGAGGCGAAAATGCAGATGTTCATATGGAATAATATATTCTTCTCTCTTGGATTCGACGTAAGGGATCATTATAAAGAGCTGGGCGGTGATGCTGCCGCTTTTGTTGCACCTCGCAATGATTTACAAGGTGTCAGGGTGTACGCAGCAGTTGATTTGCCCGGCCTTTACACACTCGGCACGGTTGTGATCGACTATAG AGGGTATCGTGTCACCGCACAATCTATCATCCCAGGAATTTTGGAACGCGAACAAGAGCAGTCGGTAGTTTATGGTTCTATAGATTTTGGAAAAACGGTTCTCACTCATCCCAAGTACCTCGAGTTG TTAAACAAAGCCGGTCATCAATTGAAAATTCTTCCCCACAAAGTTGTCAACGACGCTGGAGAGGAAGTCGAACTTTGCAGTAGCGTAGAATGCAAGGGTATCATCGGGAACGATTCTCGACACTACGTACTGGATTTATTGAGAACGTTCCCTCCCGATGTTAATTTTTTGAAAT TGGAATGCGTGGAGCTGAGCAAAGAAGCTAGAGCACTGGGTTTCCCAATTGAACATAAGCATAGATTGGCTTGCCTTCGTCAGGAATTAATCGACTCTTTCGTGGAGGCCAGATACGTTCAATTCATTAAACATGCCGCCGTTCACCTTCAACAACTCACATCTGCTAGAAGGGTGCAAAAAGAGAAGGAACCCGTTGCTAAG GAGGATAAGAAAGAGGAGTCGAATGCCGTTGCAGTGGATAGCAACAAAGAGGATTCGACCCAATCGCTTATGGAAGCGGACGAAGCCAAAAAAATTGTGGAAAGTATTACCGACTCCATTACTGGAGGAGAGAAGCAAGAAT TGGAAGAAAGCACGAAAGAAATAGTACGCAGAGCGGCGGCAACGGTTGGTAGCTTGCGAGAAGCCGAGTTCGACGTCAGATTTAATCCGGACGTATTTTCTCCGGGCGTGAAACACCCGGATTCGAATGGTCCTGGGTTAAAGAAACAGAAGCAGTTGGTGCAGGACGCCGCTGACTTTTTATTGACTGTACAGATTCCTACATTT ATTCGAGAATGTTTGGATCATACGGCTGCAGCAATGGATGGGAATACCCTGGTGGAGGCTTTACATGGCAGAGGTATAAATGTGCGTTACCTCGGTAAACTAGCTGCCATGTTAGCTGCGGTACCACAGCTGCAGTATCTTAACCGTATTGCTGTTTCGGAACTGCTTTTGCGCTCTGCTAaacacatttttacattttacatgcAG GGTACAGAATTAATGAGTCTTTCGGCCTCGATTAGCCACTTCTTGAACTGTTTATTGTCCTCTGCACAAATCATTCATCCGCAGCAAAATCTCGAAGAG CTTCAAAGTAAGACCGCAAAGCGGCGCAATAAAAGGAAAGGTAGAAACAACGGTCCCCAACAGTCCGAGGTGGAATGGGCTTCCCTGACGCCTAAATCTCTCTGGCAGCAAATTAAGGCCGATCTGAAAAGCTACTACGACTGGGAAACACCGTGCCCGGAATCGCTGGACACCACGATAGATCATTTTCACCTTCAGAAGATATCGTTGCTTCGCGGCTTTTGCATAAAGACTGgtatacaaatattattgcgCGAATATAACTTTGAGAACAAAAACAGAGCCACGTTCTTCGAAGAAGATATACTTAATATATTCCCTGTTGTGAAGCATATCAATCCTAGG GCTAGCGACGCGTACAATTTTTATACGACTGGTCAAAGCAAGATCCAACAAGGATACTTGAAAGATGGTTACGAATTGATCAGCGAGGCACTGAATCTCCTAAATAACGTGTACGGAGCCATGCATCCAGAAATTGCACAGTGTCTGAGAATGCTCGCTCGACTGAACTACATAATGGGTGACCATGGAGAAGCTCTTGCTACTCAACAGAAAGCAGTACTAATGTCGGAAAGAGTTAATGGAATCGATCATCCGTACACCATCACCGAATAC aTCCATCTTGCACTGTACTCTTTCGCGAACGGTCAAGTTTCTGTCTCGCTGAGGTTACTGTACAGAGCACGTTACCTAGCCTTATTAGTTTGCAGCGAAGATCATCCCGAAGTAGCGCTGCTCGAT AGCAATATCTCGTTGATACTCCATGCTGTCGGAGAATACGAACTGTCGCTTCGCTTTTTGGAGCACGCGTTGGCATTGAATCTTCGGTACCATGGTCCACGGTCCCTGAAAGTCGCTGTGTCGTATCATTTGGTCGCGAGAACTCAGTCGTGCATGGGCGATTTCCGCGCTGCTCTGAACAACGAGAAAGAGACTTACGCCATATACAAACAACAGTTGGGCGAGGATCACGAGAAAACCAAAGAGAGCAGCGACTGCTTGAGGCACCTGACGCAGCAGGCGGTTGTTTTGCAGAAAAAGATGAATGAAATTTATACGGGAAAGTCGGGTGTTAGTTTACCGCCGATTCAGGTGCAGCCGCCCAGCATGGGCTCGGTACTCGATATGCTGAACGTGATCAACGGCATCCTATTTGTTCAAATCAGCCAGCAGGATATCGAAAATTTTAAAGCGGAGATTGAGAAAAGGCAGAAGGAACAGACCCCCGACGGGGAGACGAAAGCTATTCAGAACGagaacaagaaaaacgagaAAGAGTACAAgaaggaagagaaagaaaataagaagaaCGAGAAAGAGGGCAAAAAGGAAGACAAAGAGAACAAGAAAGAggagaaggagaacaagaaaaTGGAGAAGATTGAAGCGGTGCAGCAAGTTGAATCGAAGAAGTTGGAGGAGAACAACGCTACGTTAGAACCGGTAGTTGCAGAGAGTTGA
- the DENR gene encoding density-regulated protein → MSAEEQSDLRLGPDPNVTYPIQVQYCGNCSLPIEYCEYYPEYEKCKQWLERNLPTEFEKVKLVEDNTTEAGGGEDEKKRQKRGGKGMLKTKKKEDVPKLVTVSRAPRGKKKSVTVVTGLSTFDIDLKVAAKFFGSKFACGSSVTGDDEIVIQGDVKNGLFDVITEKWPQIDEDSIDDLGDQKR, encoded by the exons ATGTCGGCAGAAGAACAATCAGACTTACGCTTAGGACCCGATCCTAATGTCACTTATCCGATTCAAGTACAATATTGTGGCAACTGTTCCCTTCCCATCGAG TACTGTGAATATTATCCAGAATATGAAAAGTGCAAGCAATGGCTGGAAAGAAACTTGCCGACAGAATTTGAGAAAGTAAAGCTAG TCGAAGACAATACTACCGAAGCGGGTGGAGGTGAAGATGAAAAGAAACGACAGAAACGCGGAGGCAAAGGCATGCTCAAGACTAAAAAGAAAGAAGACGTTCCTAAATTAGTGACCGTATCGAGAGCACCTAGAGGAAAGAAGAAATCTGTCACCGTTGTGACTGGACTTAGTACTTTTG ACATCGATCTGAAGGTGGCTGCGAAGTTTTTTGGTAGTAAATTTGCATGCGGATCCAGTGTAACAGGAGACGACGAAATAGTTATACAGGGAGACGTGAAAAATGGTCTGTTCGATGTGATTACAGAAAAGTGGCCGCAA ATCGATGAAGATTCTATCGATGACCTTGGCGATCAAAAAAGATAA
- the crcp gene encoding CGRP receptor component isoform X1 yields MEVLKECSAYLSNYEVLDMLQNIKANKKQKMKQNQLATITYQTIRYLEETSCKRQSPKKIQDFLKAVESFKLTKCEKLTLLNVCPKTPLEIQLIVEDSEDRLSDDEVEALLQVVANYLGEGEQVEKDG; encoded by the exons ATGGAAGT ACTCAAGGAATGTTCAGCGTACTTAAGCAACTATGAAGTTCTAGATATGTTGCAAAATATAAAAGCAAATAAGAAACAGAAGATGAAACAAAATCAATTGGCAACTATAACTTACCAAACTATACGATATTTGGAAGAAACCTCTTGTAAGAGACAATCTCCGAAAAAGATTCAAGATTTTCTTAAAGCTGTGGAATCTTTCAAATTGACTAAATGCGAAAAGTTAACTCTTTTAAACGTGTGTCCGAAAACACCTCTTGAAATTCAACTG ATTGTGGAAGACAGCGAAGATCGTTTGTCCGACGATGAAGTTGAAGCTTTGCTTCAAGTGGTAGCAAATTATCTAGGCGAAGGAGAGCAAGTCGAGAAAGATGGATAA
- the crcp gene encoding CGRP receptor component isoform X2, translated as MLQNIKANKKQKMKQNQLATITYQTIRYLEETSCKRQSPKKIQDFLKAVESFKLTKCEKLTLLNVCPKTPLEIQLIVEDSEDRLSDDEVEALLQVVANYLGEGEQVEKDG; from the exons ATGTTGCAAAATATAAAAGCAAATAAGAAACAGAAGATGAAACAAAATCAATTGGCAACTATAACTTACCAAACTATACGATATTTGGAAGAAACCTCTTGTAAGAGACAATCTCCGAAAAAGATTCAAGATTTTCTTAAAGCTGTGGAATCTTTCAAATTGACTAAATGCGAAAAGTTAACTCTTTTAAACGTGTGTCCGAAAACACCTCTTGAAATTCAACTG ATTGTGGAAGACAGCGAAGATCGTTTGTCCGACGATGAAGTTGAAGCTTTGCTTCAAGTGGTAGCAAATTATCTAGGCGAAGGAGAGCAAGTCGAGAAAGATGGATAA